A window from Deinococcus roseus encodes these proteins:
- a CDS encoding urease accessory protein UreE: MKLSNLKRPLLQPSSALEEPESPAAWSRVDRLPEQTLQGQEVIAVTMTCLDRHRVRRKLTTSDGQGFALALPTGMVLQAGMVLSKNSTTAYVVEAAPEAVLVIHPESHVEALRIAYAIGNLHRDVQVDGDTLVVLAEGSMELQLQRLKVAFLREVRPFLGKPAWEH, from the coding sequence ATGAAACTGTCCAACCTTAAACGGCCCTTGCTGCAACCCTCCAGTGCACTGGAGGAGCCTGAGTCCCCTGCAGCCTGGAGCCGGGTGGACCGTTTGCCAGAGCAGACCCTGCAAGGACAGGAGGTCATTGCGGTCACCATGACGTGCCTGGATCGGCACCGGGTCAGGCGCAAACTCACTACCTCCGACGGACAGGGGTTTGCACTGGCCCTCCCCACCGGGATGGTTTTGCAGGCGGGAATGGTGCTGAGCAAGAACTCCACCACAGCTTACGTGGTGGAGGCAGCGCCCGAGGCGGTGCTGGTGATCCATCCTGAAAGCCATGTGGAGGCCTTGCGAATCGCCTATGCCATCGGGAACCTGCACCGGGATGTACAGGTCGATGGTGACACCCTGGTGGTGCTGGCAGAAGGAAGCATGGAATTGCAGTTGCAACGCCTGAAAGTGGCTTTCTTGAGGGAAGTGCGGCCCTTTCTGGGGAAACCTGCCTGGGAGCACTGA
- the hypB gene encoding hydrogenase nickel incorporation protein HypB yields MTPPRIVTVRQGILKKNDELARENRQTFQQAGVRAINLASSPGAGKTALLERTLSDLKETLRLAVAVGDLATENDAERLRRTGVQAVQIVTGTICHLDAQMVQNVLPHFNLPELDVLFLENVGNLVCPSSYDLGEELRVVLLSVTEGEDKPLKYPTMFNTADLVLITKIDLADAVGFDRELALENIDRSRPGVKVIEVSSRSGQGLQAWYRVLQGQHETVQP; encoded by the coding sequence ATGACCCCCCCCCGCATTGTCACCGTCCGGCAAGGCATCCTGAAGAAAAACGATGAACTGGCCCGGGAAAACCGCCAGACCTTCCAGCAGGCTGGAGTCCGGGCCATCAACCTGGCCTCCAGCCCCGGGGCTGGAAAAACCGCTCTGCTGGAACGCACCCTCTCGGACCTGAAAGAGACCCTGAGGCTGGCTGTGGCGGTGGGAGACCTGGCCACCGAAAACGACGCGGAGCGCCTGAGGCGCACTGGGGTGCAGGCCGTGCAGATCGTGACCGGAACCATCTGCCACCTGGATGCCCAGATGGTGCAAAATGTGCTGCCGCACTTCAACCTGCCTGAGTTGGACGTGCTGTTCCTGGAGAACGTCGGGAACCTGGTGTGCCCCTCAAGCTACGACCTCGGGGAGGAACTCCGGGTGGTGCTGCTGTCCGTGACGGAAGGGGAAGACAAACCCCTCAAGTACCCGACCATGTTCAACACGGCCGACCTGGTGCTGATCACCAAAATCGACCTTGCGGATGCCGTGGGTTTTGACCGGGAACTGGCGCTGGAGAACATTGACCGCTCCCGTCCGGGCGTCAAAGTCATCGAGGTGTCTTCCCGCAGCGGGCAGGGCCTGCAGGCGTGGTACCGGGTGTTGCAGGGCCAGCATGAAACTGTCCAACCTTAA